In Rouxiella sp. WC2420, the following proteins share a genomic window:
- the nuoG gene encoding NADH-quinone oxidoreductase subunit NuoG: MATIHVDGKEYDVNGADNLLQACLSLGLDIPYFCWHPALGSVGACRQCAVKQYQNAEDTRGRLVMSCMTPASDGTFISIDDGEAKQFRESVVEWLMTNHPHDCPVCEEGGNCHLQDMTVMTGHATRRYRFTKRTHQNQDLGPFISHEMNRCIACYRCVRYYKDYADGTDLGVYGAHDNVYFGRPEDGPLESEFSGNLVEVCPTGVFTDKTHSERYNRKWDMQFAPSVCQQCSVGCNTSPGERYGELRRIENRYNGTVNRYFLCDRGRFGYGYVNAKDRPKHPMQQRGNDWIALNAEQAMQGAADIIRQSSKTIGIGSPRASLESNFALRELVGAENFYTGISAAEQNRLAMILNILKNSGVTTPALHDIESYDAVLVLGEDLTQTGARIALSVRQAVKGKARAMAAAQRVADWQIAAIQTIGQHAKHPLFVTNVDNTRLDDIAAWNYRAPVDSQARFGFAIAHAIDETAPAVSDLPEGLDKKIDMIVQALTGARKPLIITGTNAGSDAIIAAAANVAKALKARGSDVGITFVASAANSIGLSLIGGGSLDDALSLLNDGGADSAIVMENDLYRQAPEAVVDAALSKVQNLLVVDHQRSRIMDKASLILPAASFAESDGTLVNQEGRAQRFFQVYDPAYYDNTVVMLESWRWMHSLHSTINSRRVDWTQLDHVIEACVAALPQLNGIVEAAPDASFRIRGQKLARSPIRSSGRTAMRANISVHEPRQPQDKDTMFAFSMEGNNSPYANRQQVPFAWAPGWNSPQAWNKFQAEVGGKLRHGDPGVRLIEAGEGSLDYFSEIPAAFVAVENHWRVAPYYHLFGSEEMSQRSSVIQQRMPAPYVMVSTADAAALGVNQGTQVEFTCNGQTLTLPVRLSETLEKGQVGLPLGLPGISPALVGATVENLREATR, from the coding sequence ATGGCTACGATTCATGTAGACGGCAAAGAATACGATGTTAACGGAGCGGACAACCTACTTCAGGCTTGCCTCTCTCTAGGCCTCGATATTCCTTATTTTTGCTGGCATCCGGCGCTGGGAAGCGTCGGCGCTTGCCGCCAATGTGCGGTTAAGCAATACCAAAACGCGGAAGATACGCGCGGCCGTTTGGTTATGTCATGTATGACGCCTGCGTCAGATGGAACCTTTATTTCCATCGATGACGGAGAAGCCAAGCAGTTCCGTGAGAGCGTTGTGGAATGGTTGATGACCAACCACCCACACGACTGTCCGGTGTGTGAAGAGGGCGGTAACTGTCACCTGCAAGATATGACGGTGATGACCGGCCACGCCACGCGTCGCTATCGTTTCACTAAACGTACCCACCAGAATCAGGATCTCGGTCCGTTCATTTCTCACGAGATGAACCGCTGTATCGCCTGCTATCGCTGCGTTCGCTACTACAAAGATTATGCAGACGGCACCGATCTCGGCGTGTATGGCGCACACGACAACGTCTACTTCGGTCGCCCGGAAGACGGTCCGCTGGAAAGCGAATTCTCCGGCAACCTGGTTGAAGTCTGTCCGACTGGCGTATTTACCGATAAAACGCACTCCGAACGCTATAACCGTAAATGGGACATGCAGTTTGCGCCAAGCGTTTGCCAGCAGTGCAGCGTCGGCTGTAACACCAGCCCAGGCGAGCGCTACGGCGAACTTCGTCGTATCGAGAACCGCTACAACGGCACCGTGAACCGCTATTTCCTCTGCGATCGCGGTCGTTTTGGCTACGGCTACGTTAACGCCAAAGATCGTCCTAAACATCCTATGCAGCAGCGCGGCAACGATTGGATAGCGCTGAACGCCGAGCAGGCAATGCAGGGCGCAGCGGATATTATTCGGCAGTCGAGTAAAACCATCGGTATCGGTTCACCGCGCGCCAGTCTGGAAAGTAACTTCGCGTTGCGCGAACTGGTCGGGGCAGAAAACTTCTACACCGGTATCAGCGCTGCCGAGCAAAATCGTTTGGCGATGATCCTTAACATCCTGAAAAACAGCGGTGTGACGACTCCTGCGCTGCACGACATTGAATCCTACGATGCGGTTCTGGTGCTGGGTGAAGACCTGACGCAAACCGGCGCGCGCATTGCGCTGTCCGTTCGTCAGGCGGTGAAAGGTAAAGCTCGCGCCATGGCAGCCGCACAGCGCGTTGCCGACTGGCAGATTGCCGCGATTCAGACCATCGGTCAGCACGCCAAGCATCCGCTATTTGTAACGAATGTCGATAACACCCGTCTGGATGATATCGCGGCCTGGAATTACCGCGCTCCCGTTGACTCACAGGCACGCTTCGGCTTTGCCATCGCCCATGCGATTGACGAAACCGCACCGGCCGTCAGTGATTTACCTGAAGGGCTCGACAAGAAAATCGACATGATCGTGCAGGCTTTAACCGGCGCGAGAAAACCGCTGATTATTACCGGCACCAACGCAGGCAGCGACGCAATTATTGCCGCAGCGGCCAACGTGGCGAAAGCCTTGAAAGCACGCGGCAGTGACGTTGGCATTACCTTCGTCGCCTCCGCTGCCAACAGCATCGGTTTGTCACTGATCGGCGGCGGCAGTCTCGATGACGCGCTGAGCCTGCTGAACGACGGCGGTGCCGACAGCGCAATCGTCATGGAAAATGATCTTTACCGTCAGGCACCGGAAGCGGTGGTCGATGCGGCATTGTCTAAAGTGCAGAACCTGTTGGTCGTCGATCACCAGCGATCACGCATTATGGATAAGGCCAGTTTGATCCTGCCTGCGGCGAGTTTTGCCGAAAGCGACGGTACGCTGGTCAATCAGGAAGGCCGCGCCCAGCGCTTCTTCCAGGTTTATGACCCTGCTTATTACGACAACACCGTGGTGATGCTGGAAAGTTGGCGCTGGATGCACTCGCTGCATTCCACCATCAACAGCCGCCGTGTGGACTGGACCCAGCTCGATCACGTGATCGAGGCCTGCGTCGCGGCACTGCCTCAGCTCAACGGCATTGTTGAAGCTGCGCCAGATGCCTCTTTCCGCATTCGTGGTCAGAAACTGGCACGTTCTCCTATTCGTTCCAGCGGACGCACCGCCATGCGCGCCAACATCAGCGTGCATGAACCGCGTCAGCCTCAGGATAAAGACACCATGTTTGCCTTCTCGATGGAAGGGAACAACAGCCCGTATGCTAACCGTCAGCAGGTGCCGTTTGCCTGGGCGCCGGGCTGGAACTCACCGCAGGCGTGGAACAAATTCCAGGCCGAAGTGGGTGGCAAACTGCGTCATGGCGATCCGGGCGTGCGTCTGATTGAAGCAGGAGAGGGCAGTCTCGACTACTTCAGCGAGATCCCGGCTGCTTTTGTCGCCGTGGAAAACCACTGGCGCGTTGCCCCTTACTATCACCTGTTCGGTAGTGAAGAGATGTCTCAGCGTTCGAGCGTAATCCAGCAGCGTATGCCAGCACCTTACGTGATGGTTAGCACCGCCGATGCCGCCGCGCTTGGCGTCAATCAGGGCACGCAGGTTGAATTTACCTGTAATGGCCAAACTCTGACGCTGCCGGTTCGCCTCAGCGAGACGCTGGAAAAAGGACAAGTTGGTCTGCCGCTGGGCTTGCCGGGAATTTCTCCGGCGCTGGTGGGCGCAACGGTTGAGAATCTGCGGGAGGCAACCCGATGA
- the nuoL gene encoding NADH-quinone oxidoreductase subunit L, translated as MNLLYLTVVFPLIGFLLLAFSRGRWSENTSATVGVGSIGLAALVTLYVGINFLSQRAAGVPVFNQELWNWMQVGDFNISATLSLDGLSMTMLSVVTGVGFLIHMFASWYMRGEEGYSRFFAYTNLFIASMVILVLADNLLLMYLGWEGVGLCSYLLIGFYYTHPENGAAAMKAFIVTRVGDVFLAFALFILYHQLGTLNIRELMILAPQKLAVGDTAITWATLMLLGGAVGKSAQLPLQTWLADAMAGPTPVSALIHAATMVTAGVYLIARTHGLFLMAPEILHLVGIIGAVTLVLAGFAAMVQTDIKRVLAYSTMSQIGYMFLALGVHAWDAAIFHLMTHAFFKALLFLSSGSVILACHHEQNIFKMGGLRKSIPLVYVCFLVGGAALSALPIITAGFFSKDEILSGALANGNYNLLIAGLVGAFMTSLYTFRMIFIVFHGEEKIKAHAGKGITHHLPLLVLLVLSTFIGAMIVPPLQGVLPGTIELPHGTVLKLEITSGVVAIVGILLAAALYLGKRTLVNSIAKSAPGRFFTTWWFHAWGFDWLYDMIFVKPYLAIAKLLQRDPLNSLMNIPALLSRLGNRGLTLSENGQTRWYVASMGLGAVVVLALLLAI; from the coding sequence ATGAACCTATTATATTTAACAGTTGTGTTTCCGCTAATTGGCTTTCTGTTATTGGCCTTTTCTCGCGGACGCTGGTCAGAAAATACGTCAGCCACGGTCGGCGTAGGTTCAATCGGACTGGCAGCATTAGTCACTCTTTATGTCGGGATCAACTTCCTGAGCCAGCGTGCTGCAGGGGTTCCGGTCTTTAATCAAGAGCTGTGGAACTGGATGCAGGTGGGCGATTTCAACATCTCTGCCACCCTGTCACTCGACGGCCTGTCGATGACCATGCTGTCTGTGGTCACCGGCGTTGGTTTCCTCATCCACATGTTTGCCTCCTGGTACATGCGCGGTGAAGAGGGTTATTCACGCTTCTTCGCCTATACCAACCTGTTTATCGCCAGCATGGTGATTCTGGTACTGGCAGACAACCTGTTGCTGATGTATCTGGGTTGGGAAGGGGTAGGGCTGTGCAGTTATCTGCTGATTGGTTTCTACTATACCCATCCGGAAAACGGCGCTGCGGCGATGAAAGCCTTTATCGTGACCCGTGTAGGTGACGTGTTCCTGGCTTTTGCGCTGTTTATCCTCTACCACCAGTTGGGCACGCTAAACATTCGTGAACTGATGATCCTGGCACCGCAGAAGCTGGCAGTCGGCGACACCGCTATTACTTGGGCGACGTTAATGCTGCTCGGCGGCGCGGTGGGTAAATCGGCGCAGCTGCCGTTGCAAACCTGGCTTGCTGACGCGATGGCTGGTCCAACGCCTGTTTCCGCGCTGATCCACGCTGCTACCATGGTCACCGCCGGTGTATATCTGATTGCTCGTACCCACGGGTTGTTCCTGATGGCACCTGAAATTCTGCATCTGGTGGGGATTATCGGTGCGGTAACGCTGGTGCTGGCAGGTTTTGCAGCCATGGTGCAAACCGACATCAAACGCGTGTTGGCTTACTCGACCATGAGTCAGATAGGCTATATGTTCCTGGCTTTGGGCGTTCACGCCTGGGACGCGGCCATCTTCCACCTGATGACCCATGCGTTCTTCAAAGCGCTGCTGTTCCTGTCGTCCGGTTCGGTGATCCTCGCCTGCCACCACGAGCAAAACATCTTCAAAATGGGCGGTCTGCGTAAATCGATTCCACTGGTTTATGTCTGCTTCCTGGTGGGCGGTGCGGCGCTGTCAGCCTTGCCAATCATCACGGCCGGGTTCTTCAGTAAGGATGAAATCCTTTCCGGCGCGTTGGCAAACGGTAATTACAATCTGTTGATTGCTGGCCTGGTGGGGGCGTTTATGACCTCGCTTTACACTTTCCGCATGATCTTTATCGTCTTCCATGGCGAAGAAAAAATCAAAGCTCATGCCGGCAAGGGGATTACTCACCACTTACCCCTGCTGGTTCTGCTGGTCCTGTCTACCTTTATTGGCGCGATGATTGTTCCGCCACTACAGGGCGTATTGCCAGGCACCATTGAACTGCCTCACGGTACGGTATTGAAGCTTGAAATCACCTCTGGTGTTGTGGCCATTGTCGGCATCTTGCTGGCGGCTGCGTTGTATCTCGGCAAGCGCACGCTGGTTAACAGCATTGCGAAAAGCGCACCGGGACGCTTCTTCACTACCTGGTGGTTCCACGCCTGGGGCTTTGACTGGCTGTACGACATGATTTTCGTGAAACCTTATCTGGCTATCGCGAAACTCCTGCAACGCGATCCGCTGAACTCATTGATGAATATTCCTGCATTGCTCTCTCGTCTGGGCAATCGTGGGCTGACGCTGAGTGAAAACGGACAGACGCGTTGGTACGTTGCGTCAATGGGATTGGGTGCAGTCGTCGTTTTAGCGCTGTTGCTGGCGATTTGA
- the nuoM gene encoding NADH-quinone oxidoreductase subunit M: MLLPWLIFIPFIGGLLCWQTERFGSKVPRWIALIAMGLTLALSLQLWLQGGYSLTAPKGIPQWQSEFSVPWIPRFGISFHLALDGLSLLMVVLTGLLGLLAILCSWREIQKYQGFFHLNLLWILGGVIGVFLSIDMFLFFFFWEMMLVPMYFLIALWGHKASDGKTRISAATKFFIYTQSSGLVMLIAILGLVFVHYNATGVWTFSYEQLLKTPMSHNVEYLLMLGFFIAFAVKMPVVPLHGWLPDAHSQAPTAGSVDLAGILLKTAAYGMLRFCLPLFPQASHEFASIAMWLGVIGIFYGAWMAFSQTDIKRLIAYTSVSHMGFVLIAIYTGSQLAYQGAVIQMIAHGLSAAGMFIICGQIYERLHTRDMRLMGGLWGRIKYLPALSLFFAVATLGMPGTGNFVGEFMILFGSFPIVPAITVISTFGLVFASVYSLVMMQRAYYGAPKSDQPLQGMTARELSIILLLVVLLVLLGVYPQPILDTSNAAMSNIQHWFGSSVSSISTTRP, from the coding sequence ATGCTATTACCTTGGCTAATTTTTATCCCCTTTATTGGCGGACTGCTGTGTTGGCAGACTGAGCGCTTCGGAAGCAAAGTACCGCGCTGGATAGCTCTGATCGCAATGGGGTTGACCTTGGCACTTTCCCTGCAACTGTGGTTGCAGGGTGGGTATTCATTAACAGCGCCTAAAGGCATTCCGCAGTGGCAATCCGAGTTTTCGGTGCCGTGGATCCCGCGCTTTGGCATTAGTTTCCATCTGGCACTGGATGGTCTTTCGCTGCTGATGGTGGTGCTCACCGGGCTGCTTGGCCTGCTGGCTATCCTCTGTTCGTGGCGTGAAATTCAGAAGTATCAAGGGTTTTTCCACCTGAACCTGCTGTGGATCCTTGGCGGCGTAATCGGCGTGTTCCTGTCGATCGACATGTTCCTGTTCTTCTTCTTCTGGGAAATGATGTTGGTGCCGATGTACTTCCTGATTGCGCTTTGGGGTCACAAAGCGTCTGACGGTAAAACGCGTATCAGTGCTGCAACCAAATTCTTCATCTATACCCAGTCCAGTGGTCTGGTGATGCTGATTGCGATTCTGGGGCTGGTGTTTGTGCACTATAACGCTACCGGCGTTTGGACCTTCAGCTACGAACAGCTGCTGAAGACGCCAATGTCGCACAACGTGGAATACTTGCTGATGCTCGGCTTCTTCATCGCCTTCGCGGTGAAAATGCCAGTGGTTCCGCTGCACGGCTGGTTGCCGGATGCGCACAGTCAGGCGCCAACGGCGGGTTCCGTTGACCTGGCGGGTATCTTGCTGAAAACGGCAGCCTACGGGATGCTGCGTTTCTGTCTGCCGCTGTTCCCGCAGGCCTCCCACGAGTTTGCATCAATCGCCATGTGGCTGGGCGTTATCGGTATCTTCTACGGTGCCTGGATGGCGTTCTCGCAAACAGACATCAAACGTCTGATTGCCTACACCAGCGTGTCACACATGGGCTTCGTACTGATTGCCATCTATACCGGCAGCCAGTTGGCGTATCAGGGCGCGGTGATTCAGATGATCGCCCACGGTCTTTCTGCGGCCGGGATGTTCATCATCTGTGGTCAGATTTACGAACGACTGCACACCCGCGATATGCGTCTGATGGGTGGCCTGTGGGGGCGTATCAAATACCTGCCTGCGCTGTCGTTGTTCTTCGCGGTGGCGACGCTGGGTATGCCGGGAACCGGTAACTTCGTCGGCGAATTCATGATCCTGTTCGGCAGCTTCCCGATTGTGCCGGCGATCACTGTGATTTCGACCTTCGGGCTGGTCTTTGCCTCGGTTTATTCGCTGGTTATGATGCAGCGTGCGTACTACGGCGCGCCTAAGTCGGACCAACCTCTGCAAGGTATGACGGCACGCGAGCTGTCAATCATCCTGCTGCTGGTCGTATTGCTGGTGCTGCTCGGGGTTTATCCGCAGCCTATCCTCGATACCTCTAACGCAGCGATGAGTAATATTCAGCACTGGTTCGGGTCATCAGTTTCATCAATTTCAACGACAAGGCCGTAA
- the nuoJ gene encoding NADH-quinone oxidoreductase subunit J: MEFAFYIAGVVAVLATLRTITHTNPVHALLYLIISLLAIAAVFFSLGAYFAAALEIIVYAGAIMVLFVFVVMMLNLGSVQEQEKAWLKPSTWIGPSILSVVLLGVMIASITGLHDQNIKGTMVDAKAVGIALFGPYVLAVELASMLLLAGLVVAFHIGREHKPGEVLGNASAAPAKEMAKRKSEERA, encoded by the coding sequence ATGGAATTTGCATTTTACATTGCAGGCGTAGTGGCGGTGTTGGCGACGTTGCGAACAATTACGCACACCAACCCGGTTCACGCACTGCTGTATCTGATCATCTCGCTGTTGGCGATTGCCGCAGTGTTCTTCTCGCTGGGGGCTTACTTCGCCGCCGCGCTGGAGATAATCGTTTACGCCGGTGCCATTATGGTGCTGTTCGTGTTCGTCGTGATGATGCTCAACCTGGGTAGCGTTCAGGAGCAGGAAAAGGCCTGGCTGAAGCCCTCGACCTGGATTGGACCTTCAATTCTGTCGGTGGTGTTACTGGGGGTGATGATTGCTTCTATTACGGGGCTGCACGATCAGAACATCAAAGGCACGATGGTAGACGCGAAAGCGGTGGGCATCGCGCTGTTTGGTCCTTATGTACTGGCGGTGGAGCTGGCGTCAATGCTGCTGCTCGCCGGTCTGGTCGTGGCCTTCCACATCGGACGTGAGCACAAGCCGGGCGAAGTGCTCGGCAATGCATCCGCTGCGCCGGCCAAAGAGATGGCAAAAAGAAAATCGGAGGAGAGAGCATGA
- the nuoH gene encoding NADH-quinone oxidoreductase subunit NuoH codes for MSWFTPEVIDTIIAVVKAVVILLVVVTVGAFMSFAERRLLGLFQNRYGPNRVGWGGSLQLAADMIKMFFKEDWAPKFSDRAIFTLAPMIAFSSMLMAFAIVPVSPTWYAANLNIGILFFLMMAGLTVYAVLFAGWSSNNKYSLLGAMRASAQTLSYEVFLGLSLMGVVAQAGSFNLQDIVRSQEHLWNIIPQFFGFLTFAIAGIAVCHRHPFDQPEAEQELADGYHIEYSGMKFGLFFVGEYIGIVTVSALIVTLFFGGWQGPFLPPFIWFALKTAFFMVMFILLRAALPRPRYDQVMSFGWRICLPLTLLNLLATAAVILYNAH; via the coding sequence ATGAGTTGGTTTACACCAGAAGTTATCGACACCATTATCGCCGTGGTTAAAGCGGTGGTGATCCTGTTGGTGGTGGTCACCGTTGGGGCATTTATGAGCTTCGCGGAACGCCGCCTGCTGGGTCTGTTCCAGAACCGATACGGACCTAACCGTGTCGGCTGGGGCGGCTCGCTGCAGCTGGCTGCCGACATGATCAAGATGTTCTTTAAAGAAGACTGGGCACCCAAGTTCTCGGACCGCGCGATCTTTACCCTGGCGCCGATGATTGCTTTCAGCTCGATGTTAATGGCGTTTGCGATTGTGCCGGTTTCACCGACCTGGTATGCCGCCAACCTTAATATCGGCATCCTGTTCTTCCTGATGATGGCGGGTTTGACGGTTTACGCCGTGCTGTTTGCTGGCTGGTCCAGTAACAACAAATACTCGCTGTTGGGTGCCATGCGCGCCTCGGCCCAGACCCTGAGCTATGAAGTGTTCCTCGGCCTTTCGCTGATGGGCGTTGTTGCGCAGGCAGGGTCGTTCAACCTGCAAGATATTGTTCGTTCACAAGAACATCTGTGGAACATCATCCCGCAATTCTTTGGCTTCCTGACTTTTGCGATTGCCGGGATTGCGGTTTGTCACCGTCACCCGTTTGACCAGCCAGAAGCCGAGCAGGAACTTGCCGATGGTTACCACATTGAATATTCCGGTATGAAATTCGGTTTGTTCTTCGTTGGTGAGTACATCGGTATCGTGACGGTATCTGCGCTGATCGTCACGCTGTTCTTCGGGGGCTGGCAGGGTCCGTTCTTGCCGCCGTTTATCTGGTTTGCGTTGAAAACCGCGTTCTTCATGGTGATGTTCATTTTGCTCCGTGCTGCTTTGCCTCGTCCTCGTTACGATCAGGTGATGTCATTTGGCTGGCGTATTTGCCTGCCGCTGACCTTGCTTAATCTGTTGGCAACCGCTGCGGTCATTCTGTACAACGCACATTAA
- the elaB gene encoding stress response protein ElaB → MANQFEPQQTSLDDDLRMLSETLEEVLKSSGDKADEKYIEIKTRAEQALNDVQSRLSSATDSYCAKAKTAVRQADNYVHDKPWHGVGVGAAVGLVIGLLLRR, encoded by the coding sequence ATGGCTAACCAATTCGAACCACAGCAAACCAGTCTCGACGACGATCTCAGAATGCTCAGTGAAACGCTGGAAGAGGTGCTTAAATCTTCTGGTGATAAAGCCGACGAGAAATACATCGAAATAAAGACCAGAGCCGAACAGGCGCTGAATGACGTGCAGTCACGCCTCAGTTCGGCAACAGATTCTTATTGCGCCAAGGCAAAAACTGCCGTGCGTCAGGCTGACAACTACGTTCATGACAAACCGTGGCATGGTGTAGGCGTTGGAGCTGCCGTGGGTCTGGTTATCGGTCTGCTTCTGCGTCGATAA
- the nuoI gene encoding NADH-quinone oxidoreductase subunit NuoI: protein MTLKELVVGFGTQVRSLWLIGMHAFAKRETLMYPEEPVYLPPRYRGRIVLTRDPDGDERCVACNLCAVACPVGCISLQKAETKDGRWYPEFFRINFSRCIFCGLCEEACPTTAIQLTPDFELGEFKRQDLVYEKEDLLISGPGKYPEYNFYRMAGMAVDGKAKGEAENEAKPINVKGLMP from the coding sequence ATGACATTGAAAGAACTGGTGGTTGGTTTCGGCACCCAGGTTCGCAGTTTGTGGCTGATAGGCATGCACGCCTTCGCCAAACGTGAAACCTTGATGTACCCGGAAGAACCCGTTTATCTGCCGCCGCGCTATCGTGGTCGCATTGTTTTGACGCGTGATCCAGACGGTGATGAGCGCTGCGTGGCCTGTAACCTGTGCGCGGTAGCCTGTCCGGTAGGCTGTATCTCGTTGCAGAAAGCCGAGACCAAAGACGGTCGTTGGTATCCGGAGTTTTTCCGTATCAACTTCTCTCGTTGCATCTTCTGCGGACTGTGCGAGGAAGCCTGTCCGACTACGGCTATCCAGCTGACGCCGGACTTTGAGTTGGGTGAATTCAAACGCCAGGATCTGGTGTATGAGAAAGAAGATCTGTTGATATCTGGACCCGGTAAGTATCCGGAATATAACTTTTACCGGATGGCCGGTATGGCCGTGGACGGCAAAGCGAAAGGCGAAGCCGAAAACGAAGCCAAGCCGATCAACGTCAAAGGTCTCATGCCCTAA
- the nuoK gene encoding NADH-quinone oxidoreductase subunit NuoK, with protein MIPLQHGLILAAILFVLGLTGLLVRRNLLFMLISLEVMINAAALAFIVAGSYWGQADGQVMYILAISLAAAEASIGLALLLQLYRRRHTLNIDTVSEMRG; from the coding sequence ATGATCCCTCTACAGCATGGCCTGATCCTGGCCGCAATCCTGTTCGTGTTGGGACTGACCGGGTTACTGGTAAGACGTAACCTGTTGTTTATGTTGATAAGCCTTGAAGTGATGATCAACGCGGCGGCGCTGGCCTTTATTGTGGCCGGCAGCTATTGGGGACAGGCAGACGGGCAGGTGATGTATATCCTGGCAATCAGCCTGGCGGCAGCGGAAGCCAGTATCGGTTTAGCCTTACTGCTGCAACTCTATCGTCGTCGTCATACCCTGAATATCGACACTGTCAGTGAGATGCGCGGATGA
- the nuoN gene encoding NADH-quinone oxidoreductase subunit NuoN, protein MTFTPQNLIALLPLLIVGLTVVVVMLSIAWRRDHFVNATLTVIGLNLALLSLYFVGHAGAQDVTPLLRVDGYSMFYIGLVLLASLATSTFAYPWLEGYPDNREEFYLLVLIAAMGGILLACANHLASMFLGIELISLPLFGLVGYAYRQKRSLEASIKYMLLSAAASSFLLFGMALLYAESGDLTFAALGKNLGDAAIHQPLLLAGLGLMIVGLGFKLSLVPFHLWTPDVYQGAPAPVSTFLATASKIAIFAVVMRLFLYAPVANSEAIRVVLGIIAFCSILFGNIMAISQSNIKRLLGYSSIAHLGYLLVALIAVQTHQLSMETVGVYLAGYLFSSLGAFGVVSLMSSPYSGPDAESLFSYRGLFWHKPILSAVMTVMMLSLAGIPMTLGFIGKFYVIATGVTAHLWWLTGAVVVGSAIGLYYYLRVTVSLYLNAPDKLVRDTPNNWAFTAGGVVVLISAILVLALGIYPQPLISLVQLAQPLL, encoded by the coding sequence ATGACATTTACTCCTCAAAATCTGATCGCACTGTTACCACTGTTGATCGTCGGATTGACGGTGGTCGTGGTGATGCTGTCCATAGCGTGGCGACGCGACCATTTTGTTAATGCCACACTGACTGTTATTGGTTTGAACCTGGCGCTGTTGTCGCTGTATTTCGTCGGCCATGCGGGGGCGCAGGATGTGACTCCGCTGCTGCGTGTCGATGGTTATTCGATGTTCTACATCGGGCTGGTGCTGCTGGCCAGTCTGGCGACCAGCACTTTTGCCTATCCGTGGCTCGAAGGCTATCCCGACAACCGCGAAGAGTTCTACCTGTTGGTTCTTATCGCGGCAATGGGCGGCATCCTGCTGGCCTGCGCCAACCACCTGGCTTCAATGTTCCTGGGAATCGAGTTGATTTCGCTGCCATTGTTTGGTCTGGTTGGTTACGCGTATCGTCAGAAACGTTCGCTGGAAGCCAGTATCAAGTACATGCTGCTGTCTGCCGCTGCCTCGTCATTCCTGCTGTTTGGTATGGCGTTGCTATACGCGGAATCCGGTGACCTGACCTTTGCTGCGCTCGGTAAAAACCTCGGCGATGCGGCGATTCACCAGCCGCTGCTGCTGGCCGGTCTGGGTCTGATGATTGTTGGTCTGGGCTTCAAGCTGTCGCTGGTGCCTTTCCATCTGTGGACACCAGACGTTTATCAGGGCGCGCCTGCTCCGGTATCAACCTTCCTGGCCACCGCCAGCAAGATTGCCATCTTCGCCGTGGTAATGCGCCTGTTCCTCTACGCACCGGTTGCCAACAGTGAAGCCATCCGCGTCGTGCTGGGCATTATCGCCTTCTGCTCGATTCTGTTTGGTAACATAATGGCTATTAGCCAGAGCAACATCAAACGCCTGCTGGGTTACTCGTCCATCGCGCATCTGGGTTACCTGCTGGTCGCGCTGATCGCGGTGCAAACGCATCAGCTGTCGATGGAAACCGTCGGCGTTTATCTGGCCGGTTACCTGTTCAGCAGCCTCGGCGCGTTTGGCGTGGTTAGCCTGATGTCCAGCCCTTACAGCGGCCCGGATGCAGAATCGCTGTTCTCCTATCGCGGGCTGTTCTGGCATAAGCCAATCCTGTCAGCAGTAATGACGGTGATGATGCTGTCGCTGGCCGGTATCCCGATGACGCTGGGCTTTATCGGCAAGTTCTACGTGATTGCAACCGGCGTGACTGCGCACCTGTGGTGGTTGACCGGTGCGGTGGTCGTGGGCAGTGCGATTGGCCTTTACTATTATCTGCGCGTGACGGTCAGTTTGTACCTCAATGCGCCAGATAAGCTGGTTCGCGACACGCCGAATAATTGGGCATTTACTGCCGGTGGTGTGGTAGTGCTGATTTCCGCGATTCTGGTGCTGGCGCTGGGTATTTATCCACAGCCGCTCATTTCGCTGGTTCAGCTGGCTCAGCCGCTGCTGTAG